The Desulfuromonas versatilis genome has a segment encoding these proteins:
- a CDS encoding PAS and helix-turn-helix domain-containing protein has translation MSETLLEQLNANLETFLTTWTDHMREAGYLAHTTAKRQDCIESFRGVLESIRRLASQGGVPAFAPMLKHSEHGVRYMLQSARNHRLRGITEGMYLGCFKTLIHSLEEMVLTLELSADAKLEAVLKIRRVCDVLETVFVGDWEQALAHDMTAQLQEVNRQLTLKKNRYENIFRSTSDLVLLTDELGLISEANPETEKYVSSEQLLGRPFWGFLQLDCRDMAQVLEALPVDEPHEVRSRDGRHVFILRLVPLSKVSLAAQGYMLILSDITLLVNHRRELERRVEQRTAALSRSQDLLRREKAQTDEMNVTLRNVMKSIESDRRDLEQNISRKISSHLLPALDKIRQEPAAGVRASYLDLIREQLISLTSGFDAELDAGMLKLSRTELSICRFIQAGCSSKEISEAMNLAFDTIRTHRKNIRRKLGLQGKDINLHSFLASRTCTPSGEV, from the coding sequence ATGAGTGAAACCCTTCTCGAACAACTCAACGCAAACCTGGAAACCTTTCTGACAACCTGGACCGACCACATGCGCGAGGCCGGTTACCTGGCGCATACCACCGCCAAGCGCCAGGATTGCATCGAGTCGTTCCGGGGGGTTCTGGAATCGATCCGGCGCCTGGCTTCGCAGGGAGGTGTGCCCGCCTTCGCCCCGATGCTGAAGCACTCGGAACACGGGGTCCGCTATATGCTCCAAAGCGCCCGCAACCACCGGCTGCGGGGAATCACCGAGGGGATGTACCTCGGCTGTTTCAAGACGCTCATCCACTCCCTGGAGGAAATGGTTCTTACTCTGGAGCTGAGCGCCGATGCCAAACTGGAGGCAGTGCTGAAGATCCGCCGGGTCTGCGATGTGCTGGAGACCGTCTTCGTCGGTGACTGGGAGCAGGCTCTCGCCCATGACATGACGGCGCAGCTGCAGGAGGTCAACCGCCAGCTGACCCTGAAAAAAAACCGCTACGAAAATATCTTCCGCAGCACCTCGGACCTGGTCCTGCTGACCGACGAGCTGGGGCTGATCAGCGAAGCCAACCCGGAAACGGAAAAATACGTTTCCAGTGAACAACTTCTGGGCAGGCCCTTCTGGGGTTTCCTGCAGCTCGACTGCCGGGACATGGCGCAGGTGCTCGAAGCGCTGCCGGTTGATGAGCCCCATGAGGTCCGCTCCAGGGATGGCCGCCACGTCTTCATCCTGCGCCTCGTCCCCCTGTCGAAAGTCTCTCTGGCCGCCCAGGGGTATATGCTGATTCTCAGCGACATCACCCTGCTGGTCAACCACCGGCGGGAACTCGAGAGGCGGGTGGAGCAGAGGACCGCCGCGCTGAGCCGTTCCCAGGACCTGCTGCGCCGGGAAAAGGCGCAGACCGACGAGATGAACGTCACTTTGCGAAACGTCATGAAGAGCATCGAGTCGGACCGCCGCGACCTGGAGCAGAATATCTCGCGGAAAATCAGCTCCCACCTGCTGCCGGCCCTGGATAAAATCCGCCAGGAACCAGCTGCCGGCGTCCGCGCCAGTTACCTGGATTTGATTCGGGAGCAGTTGATCTCCCTGACCTCCGGTTTCGATGCGGAACTCGATGCCGGCATGCTCAAGCTCAGCAGGACCGAATTGAGCATCTGTCGTTTCATCCAGGCCGGCTGCTCCTCCAAGGAGATCTCCGAGGCCATGAACCTGGCTTTCGACACCATCCGTACCCACCGAAAAAATATCCGCAGAAAACTCGGCCTGCAGGGAAAAGACATCAACCTGCACTCCTTCCTGGCCAGCCGCACCTGTACGCCTTCCGGCGAAGTTTGA
- a CDS encoding TerC family protein, translating into MNSLWLWIGFNLFVLVLLALDLGLLHRRDKVVGIREALLLSLGYFVLALLFGAGVYHFLGADAGMEFFTGYLLEKSLSVDNIFVFVLVFSHFSVPPQYQHRVLFWGILGALVMRAALILTGATIIAAFHWVIYLFGAFLIFTGGKMLATINQEPDMEGNRLVRLVRRHFRVTEDYVGHSFFVRRDGLLYLTPLMVVLILVEVTDVVFALDSIPAIFAITTDPFIVYTSNVFAILGLRALYFALVGVIHRFHYLKYGLSLVLMVVGAKMLINAAFGKVIPTEAALLVTALLIGGSMLVSVVRTRRLPREAATTEAVQGWVPGSPARKEGGEGDSSGTGVE; encoded by the coding sequence GTGAATTCGCTCTGGCTGTGGATTGGTTTCAATCTGTTTGTGCTGGTTCTATTGGCCCTTGATCTTGGCCTGCTTCACCGTCGCGACAAGGTCGTCGGAATCCGTGAAGCGCTGTTGCTGAGCCTGGGCTATTTCGTGTTGGCGCTGCTGTTCGGTGCCGGCGTCTACCATTTTCTCGGCGCCGACGCCGGCATGGAGTTCTTCACCGGCTACCTGCTGGAGAAGAGCCTCAGTGTCGACAACATCTTCGTCTTCGTGCTGGTATTCAGCCATTTCTCGGTGCCGCCCCAGTACCAGCACCGGGTCCTGTTCTGGGGCATCCTGGGGGCGCTGGTGATGCGTGCCGCGCTGATCTTGACCGGGGCCACGATTATTGCGGCCTTCCATTGGGTGATCTACCTCTTCGGCGCCTTTCTCATCTTTACCGGGGGCAAGATGCTGGCGACCATCAACCAGGAGCCCGACATGGAAGGCAATCGCCTGGTGCGGCTGGTGCGCCGCCATTTTCGCGTCACCGAAGACTACGTGGGACACAGCTTCTTCGTTCGCCGCGACGGGTTGCTCTACCTGACGCCGCTGATGGTGGTGCTGATCCTGGTGGAAGTGACCGACGTGGTGTTCGCCCTCGATTCGATCCCGGCGATCTTCGCCATCACCACCGACCCGTTCATCGTCTATACCTCCAACGTCTTTGCCATCCTCGGCTTGCGGGCTCTGTATTTCGCCCTGGTCGGCGTTATTCACCGCTTTCACTACCTCAAGTACGGGCTGTCCCTGGTGCTCATGGTGGTGGGGGCGAAGATGCTGATCAACGCGGCCTTCGGCAAGGTCATCCCGACCGAGGCGGCGCTCCTCGTGACTGCCCTGCTCATCGGCGGCTCGATGCTGGTTTCCGTCGTCAGAACCCGTCGTCTGCCCAGGGAGGCAGCCACCACCGAGGCCGTGCAGGGTTGGGTGCCGGGCAGCCCCGCCCGCAAAGAAGGGGGCGAAGGCGATTCATCCGGAACCGGGGTGGAATAG
- a CDS encoding molybdopterin-dependent oxidoreductase — MKDSCKDLVSRALGSSVSRRRFLQMLALSGAAAAVPGSLLRAATAGAEIGYEEAFEVFRNACPRNCYDSCSIKTFVKDGVIQFVEGASESSFTAGGLCVKGYAYPRRVYSPDRIKYPMLQVGRGSGNWKRLSWEEAIDRIAGKILEINEKDGNLLGLALDKYSGNFGITHYGVEGMMSSLGYTTRFVGTPCWPAGIDAQNYDTGEMWCNDPEDMVESKYIIVWGANPAWCSVHSMKFIFEAQRRGAKLVVIDPVFTQTAAKADLYIQVDTAGDGALALGMARHLLDKGKIDRRFVTEHALGFEDFANYLRQNVTLEWAAEESGVPVPVIRQLAEEFAAADPATVWIGYGMQRHTNGGASVRAIDALVAMTGNIGKVGGGARYGHLRTWGFNYNAMVNSAPEGAVGMVDGAGIKGDFHFIGEGGAKYTDRPLNMNQLGREILQTQDPQIRMLWLACRNPFSQDPDTALLKKAFDTLEMVVVVDQFFTKSVEQADIVLPHTTLFEEYTVNVGYWHYWLSLNEQAIQPMYESKSDVQIAALLSRRMNELKPGSCTFPTELDTRKWMEKEFNQGIYDLFGLNSWEDLRQGPAKAKIPSSAAWHDFKFKTPSGKYEFSSALAAEHGHKALPEYRPKRAATAPLRLLTPHSKFSLHSQFQNLDFMEDFNPEPLVYIHPATARARGIGDGDQVRVFNRLGDARLKARLTDNVSADVLLMYEAWFRNSDFNVQNLLDDESADMGAYKTGAPGIATHDQFADVERA; from the coding sequence ATGAAGGATTCATGCAAGGATCTGGTCAGCAGGGCCCTGGGCAGCTCGGTGAGCCGCCGCCGGTTTCTGCAGATGCTGGCCCTCAGTGGTGCTGCGGCCGCGGTGCCCGGCAGCCTGCTGCGGGCCGCCACCGCCGGGGCGGAGATCGGCTACGAGGAGGCCTTTGAGGTTTTCCGCAACGCCTGCCCGCGCAACTGCTACGACAGCTGCAGCATCAAGACCTTCGTCAAGGATGGGGTCATCCAGTTCGTCGAAGGTGCCAGCGAGTCGTCCTTTACCGCCGGCGGGCTCTGCGTCAAGGGTTACGCCTACCCCCGCCGGGTCTACAGCCCGGACCGGATCAAGTACCCGATGCTGCAGGTCGGCCGCGGCAGCGGCAACTGGAAGCGCCTCAGTTGGGAGGAGGCCATCGACCGCATCGCCGGCAAGATCCTCGAGATCAACGAAAAGGACGGCAACCTGCTGGGGCTGGCCCTCGACAAGTACTCGGGCAACTTCGGCATCACCCATTACGGCGTCGAGGGGATGATGTCGTCGCTGGGCTATACCACCCGCTTCGTCGGCACCCCCTGCTGGCCGGCGGGGATCGACGCGCAGAACTACGATACGGGTGAGATGTGGTGCAACGACCCCGAGGACATGGTGGAGAGCAAGTACATCATCGTCTGGGGGGCCAACCCCGCCTGGTGCTCGGTGCACAGCATGAAATTCATCTTCGAGGCCCAGCGCCGCGGCGCCAAGCTGGTGGTCATCGACCCGGTCTTCACCCAGACCGCGGCCAAGGCCGACCTGTATATCCAGGTCGACACCGCCGGCGACGGCGCCCTGGCCCTGGGCATGGCCCGGCACCTGCTCGACAAGGGGAAGATCGACCGCCGGTTCGTCACCGAGCATGCGCTGGGATTCGAGGACTTTGCCAATTACCTGCGGCAGAACGTCACCCTCGAGTGGGCCGCCGAGGAGTCCGGAGTCCCGGTGCCGGTGATCCGCCAGCTGGCCGAGGAGTTTGCCGCCGCCGACCCGGCCACGGTCTGGATCGGCTACGGCATGCAGCGCCACACCAACGGCGGCGCCAGCGTACGGGCCATCGACGCCCTGGTGGCCATGACCGGCAACATCGGCAAGGTCGGCGGCGGGGCCCGCTACGGGCACCTGCGCACCTGGGGCTTCAACTACAACGCCATGGTCAACTCCGCCCCCGAAGGAGCGGTGGGGATGGTGGACGGCGCCGGCATCAAGGGGGATTTCCACTTCATCGGCGAGGGCGGGGCCAAATACACCGACCGCCCCCTCAACATGAATCAGCTCGGCCGCGAAATCCTCCAGACCCAGGATCCCCAGATCCGCATGCTCTGGCTCGCCTGCCGCAACCCCTTCAGCCAGGACCCGGACACCGCGCTGCTGAAGAAGGCCTTCGACACCCTGGAGATGGTAGTGGTGGTCGATCAGTTCTTCACCAAGAGCGTCGAGCAGGCCGACATCGTGCTGCCCCACACCACCTTGTTCGAGGAGTACACGGTCAACGTCGGCTACTGGCACTACTGGCTCAGCCTCAACGAGCAGGCGATACAGCCGATGTACGAGTCCAAATCCGACGTGCAGATCGCCGCCCTGCTCTCCAGGCGGATGAACGAGCTCAAGCCAGGCTCCTGCACCTTCCCCACCGAATTGGATACGCGCAAATGGATGGAGAAGGAGTTCAACCAGGGGATCTACGATCTGTTCGGCCTCAACTCCTGGGAGGATCTGCGCCAGGGGCCGGCCAAAGCCAAAATTCCGTCGAGCGCCGCCTGGCATGACTTCAAGTTCAAGACCCCGTCGGGGAAGTACGAGTTCAGCTCGGCGCTCGCCGCCGAGCACGGCCACAAGGCGCTCCCCGAGTACCGGCCCAAACGGGCGGCCACCGCACCCCTGCGGCTGCTGACGCCCCACAGCAAGTTCAGCCTTCACTCCCAGTTCCAGAACCTGGACTTCATGGAAGACTTCAACCCCGAGCCGCTGGTCTACATCCATCCGGCGACGGCCCGGGCGCGGGGGATCGGCGACGGGGACCAGGTGCGGGTGTTCAACCGCCTGGGCGATGCGCGGCTCAAGGCGAGGCTGACCGACAACGTCTCGGCCGATGTGCTGCTGATGTACGAGGCCTGGTTCCGCAACAGCGACTTCAACGTGCAGAACCTGCTCGACGACGAGTCGGCGGATATGGGCGCCTATAAGACCGGCGCTCCAGGCATCGCCACCCACGACCAGTTTGCCGATGTTGAAAGAGCCTGA
- a CDS encoding hemolysin family protein, whose amino-acid sequence MDTLWLELFIVLLLILANGFFAGAELAIVSVRRGRIAQLAAAGSKSAQIVEQLHADPHRFLATVQIGVTLVGTLASAVGGAAAVEVIKPVLKQVPLAFVSNSAEPLALFLVVGVIAYLSLILGELVPKALALAHAERLALAVARPIGILARIGNFAVCFLTVSSRAVLTLLGIRAQGGQAFITKEEIQQLVAEGRELGVVSPREQEIIRNVFEYSKTRVREVMVPRPRVVALDLANSREQLLQMVFEHQYSRYPVYRNDPESILGFLHAKDLFGQAVRGAGFDLEKLLRPACFVPESKKIDELLRDMQRRHVHMAVVIDEYGGVSGIVTTEDLLEELVGEIEDEHDQSEPARIRPLKSGGYLVDGLLPLNDLADLLGVHFPQDRPYETLAGLILFELGHLPVEGEQLQWGGYLLTCTKVRQTAIEGVKIEPHKRKEPLQEEP is encoded by the coding sequence ATGGATACCCTCTGGCTCGAACTTTTCATCGTGTTGCTGCTCATCCTGGCCAACGGCTTCTTCGCCGGCGCCGAACTCGCCATCGTCTCGGTCCGCCGCGGCCGCATCGCCCAGCTGGCGGCCGCGGGCAGCAAATCGGCGCAAATCGTGGAGCAGTTGCACGCCGACCCGCACCGCTTTCTGGCCACGGTCCAGATCGGCGTGACGCTGGTTGGCACCTTGGCCTCGGCAGTCGGCGGTGCAGCCGCGGTGGAGGTGATCAAACCGGTGCTCAAGCAGGTGCCCTTGGCGTTTGTGAGCAACTCCGCCGAACCGTTGGCCCTGTTTCTGGTGGTTGGGGTCATCGCCTACCTGTCGTTGATCCTCGGGGAACTGGTACCCAAGGCCCTCGCGCTGGCCCACGCCGAGCGCCTGGCCCTGGCGGTGGCCCGGCCGATCGGCATTCTCGCCCGCATCGGTAATTTCGCGGTCTGTTTCCTCACCGTCTCGAGCCGCGCTGTGCTGACCTTGCTCGGCATCCGGGCCCAGGGCGGTCAGGCCTTTATCACCAAGGAGGAGATCCAGCAACTGGTGGCCGAAGGGCGCGAGCTGGGGGTCGTCTCTCCCCGCGAACAGGAGATCATCCGCAACGTTTTCGAGTATTCAAAAACCAGGGTGCGCGAGGTCATGGTGCCGCGGCCGCGCGTGGTTGCTCTCGATCTGGCCAACAGCCGCGAGCAGTTGCTGCAGATGGTCTTCGAGCACCAATATTCGCGCTACCCGGTCTACCGGAACGACCCCGAGAGCATTCTCGGCTTTCTTCACGCCAAGGACCTGTTTGGGCAGGCGGTGCGGGGGGCTGGATTCGATCTGGAAAAGCTGCTGCGGCCGGCCTGCTTTGTGCCGGAATCGAAGAAAATCGATGAGCTGTTGCGCGACATGCAGCGCCGGCACGTCCACATGGCGGTGGTGATCGACGAGTACGGAGGGGTCAGCGGCATCGTGACCACCGAGGATCTCCTGGAGGAACTGGTCGGTGAAATCGAGGACGAGCACGACCAGAGCGAGCCGGCACGTATAAGGCCTCTCAAGAGCGGCGGCTACCTGGTCGACGGCTTGCTGCCCCTCAATGACCTGGCCGATCTGCTGGGGGTGCATTTCCCCCAGGATCGGCCCTATGAGACCCTGGCCGGGCTGATTCTCTTCGAGTTGGGGCACCTGCCGGTGGAGGGGGAACAGTTGCAGTGGGGCGGTTACCTGTTGACCTGTACCAAGGTGAGGCAGACCGCCATCGAAGGGGTCAAAATTGAGCCCCATAAGCGCAAGGAACCCCTGCAGGAGGAGCCCTGA
- a CDS encoding DUF4130 domain-containing protein, translated as MSYQEWTYLDGNGRSSLPRNIFHHEGHEDHEVKKKTITWIFVFSLSSCPSCSSWWLGLSPDSGQFFRKNRRKQRWCACCDRIAIPERRNPRLQRSFMPMKYWENLVEMNRDRG; from the coding sequence ATGAGTTACCAAGAGTGGACTTACCTGGATGGCAATGGTAGGTCCAGTCTGCCAAGAAATATTTTTCACCACGAAGGACACGAAGATCACGAAGTTAAAAAAAAAACAATAACTTGGATTTTTGTTTTCAGTCTCTCTTCGTGTCCTTCGTGCTCTTCGTGGTGGCTTGGCCTTTCTCCTGACTCCGGGCAGTTTTTCCGGAAAAACCGCCGAAAGCAGCGCTGGTGCGCCTGCTGCGACCGCATCGCCATCCCCGAGCGCCGCAACCCGCGGCTGCAGCGCAGCTTCATGCCGATGAAATACTGGGAGAACCTGGTGGAGATGAACCGGGACAGGGGGTGA
- a CDS encoding 4Fe-4S dicluster domain-containing protein: MKKQYGFFIDADRCIGCFTCAMACKNQNRLEPGIKWREVHPLDEAIYPHRDRAFYSLACNHCERPCCIEACPVSAYSKREKDGVVVHDQQKCIGCKNCVRSCPFGAPEYNPELNKAEKCSLCYQRLDAGLTPACAQGCPTRALQVVELSALDDADLLHYPPGFPAAKKLNPSVRFRSPRQPRIIRRKA; the protein is encoded by the coding sequence ATGAAGAAACAGTATGGATTCTTTATCGACGCTGACCGCTGCATCGGCTGCTTCACCTGCGCCATGGCCTGCAAGAACCAGAACCGGCTCGAACCCGGCATCAAATGGCGCGAGGTGCACCCGCTCGACGAGGCCATCTATCCCCACCGGGACCGGGCGTTCTACTCGCTGGCCTGCAACCACTGCGAGCGCCCCTGCTGCATCGAGGCCTGTCCGGTGAGCGCCTACAGCAAGCGCGAGAAGGACGGGGTGGTGGTGCACGACCAGCAAAAGTGCATCGGCTGCAAGAACTGCGTGCGCTCCTGCCCCTTCGGCGCCCCCGAGTACAACCCGGAACTGAACAAGGCCGAAAAGTGCAGCCTCTGCTACCAGCGCCTCGACGCCGGGCTGACCCCGGCCTGCGCCCAGGGCTGCCCGACCCGCGCGCTGCAGGTGGTCGAGCTGAGCGCTTTGGATGACGCCGACCTGCTCCACTACCCGCCCGGCTTCCCCGCGGCGAAAAAACTCAACCCCTCGGTGCGTTTCCGCAGCCCGCGGCAGCCCAGAATCATAAGGAGGAAAGCCTGA
- a CDS encoding dimethyl sulfoxide reductase anchor subunit family protein: protein MSHMELPLVFFTVLAQAAIGLAMLSALRGRAVAEGTGGKFFTEQQMALGLLGVGLLASMFHLGHPLGALRTLANLQHSWLSREILVFMVLAALMTVAAGLSFRGRGHAGLGRLTAAVGLVALAIQGFAYAPPSQPTLANGVPLVLFLITALALGAAFGSWFAPDNRQPLLAGVLAATLLLALALNLLLPSVWLSGGLVEELTGSAYLGSPLYWGRLIVGLVLPLLVLARTRRIPGWLPWLILLGEFAGRMAFFSLAATTAANIGMPL from the coding sequence ATGAGCCATATGGAACTTCCCCTGGTGTTTTTCACCGTGCTGGCCCAGGCGGCCATCGGCCTGGCTATGTTGAGTGCCCTGCGCGGTCGGGCGGTCGCCGAAGGGACGGGCGGCAAGTTTTTTACCGAGCAGCAGATGGCCCTGGGCCTGCTTGGCGTGGGGCTTCTGGCCTCCATGTTCCATCTGGGTCACCCCCTGGGTGCGCTGCGAACCCTGGCCAATCTGCAGCATTCCTGGCTGAGCCGGGAGATTCTGGTGTTCATGGTGCTGGCGGCTCTGATGACGGTGGCCGCGGGGCTCAGCTTTCGCGGCAGGGGTCACGCCGGGCTGGGCAGGCTGACGGCGGCGGTGGGGCTGGTCGCCCTGGCGATTCAGGGATTTGCCTACGCCCCGCCCAGTCAGCCGACCCTGGCCAATGGTGTTCCGCTGGTCCTGTTCCTGATCACCGCCCTCGCCCTGGGAGCGGCCTTCGGCTCCTGGTTTGCCCCGGATAACCGCCAGCCGCTGCTGGCCGGAGTGCTGGCGGCGACGCTCCTTTTGGCCCTGGCGCTCAATCTGCTGCTGCCGAGCGTCTGGCTGTCGGGCGGGTTGGTCGAGGAGTTGACCGGCAGCGCCTACCTCGGATCGCCTCTCTACTGGGGGCGGTTGATCGTCGGCCTGGTCCTGCCGCTGCTGGTGCTGGCCCGCACCCGACGCATCCCCGGCTGGCTGCCATGGCTGATCCTGCTCGGTGAATTTGCCGGACGCATGGCCTTCTTCAGCCTGGCTGCAACCACCGCGGCCAACATCGGCATGCCGCTTTGA
- a CDS encoding MBL fold metallo-hydrolase, translating into MDLNRLTCIDLDLPAIEGFRKFISSWLYRGEGFSLLVDPGPLSTLPTLLAGLERQGVKRLDYVLLTHIHIDHAGGTGGLLRHYPEARVICHPEGIRHLAAPEKLWQGTRKVLGALAEAYGEILPVPEAQLGFAEQVGATGVRAFLTPGHAQHHCCYLLDDLLFAGEVAGVRSEVAEGIYMRPATPPRFIQAVALDSIERMLALAPRYLVFAHYGLVEGAVEHLRIGRDQLQLWVQGVARTWEAKQREEAFFAWLLEHDRHYRNIRQLPADILAREQVFLGNTLRGMSEFVENLAPEQRRELAEA; encoded by the coding sequence ATGGACCTGAACCGCCTGACCTGCATCGACCTCGACCTGCCCGCCATCGAAGGGTTTCGCAAATTCATCAGCTCCTGGCTCTACCGGGGGGAGGGGTTCAGCCTGCTGGTCGATCCCGGCCCGCTCTCCACCCTCCCCACGCTGCTTGCGGGCCTGGAACGGCAGGGGGTAAAGCGCCTCGACTACGTCCTGCTGACCCACATCCACATCGATCATGCCGGCGGCACCGGGGGGCTGCTGCGCCACTACCCCGAGGCCCGGGTCATCTGCCACCCCGAGGGGATCCGCCACCTGGCGGCGCCCGAGAAGCTCTGGCAGGGGACGCGCAAGGTGCTGGGGGCGCTGGCCGAGGCTTACGGCGAAATCCTGCCGGTCCCCGAGGCGCAGCTCGGCTTCGCCGAGCAGGTTGGCGCCACCGGGGTGCGCGCCTTTCTGACCCCCGGGCATGCCCAGCACCACTGCTGCTACCTGCTTGACGACCTGCTGTTCGCCGGCGAGGTGGCCGGGGTGCGCAGCGAGGTGGCCGAGGGGATCTACATGCGCCCGGCGACCCCGCCGCGCTTCATCCAGGCGGTGGCCCTCGATTCCATCGAACGGATGCTCGCCCTGGCGCCCCGTTACCTGGTCTTCGCCCATTACGGGCTGGTCGAGGGAGCCGTGGAGCATCTGCGCATCGGCCGCGACCAATTGCAGCTCTGGGTGCAGGGGGTGGCGCGGACCTGGGAGGCTAAGCAGCGGGAGGAGGCCTTTTTCGCCTGGCTGCTGGAGCACGACCGCCACTATCGGAACATCCGGCAGCTTCCCGCCGACATCCTCGCCCGCGAGCAGGTGTTCCTCGGCAATACCCTGCGCGGCATGAGCGAGTTCGTGGAAAACCTCGCTCCCGAGCAGCGCCGGGAGCTGGCCGAGGCCTGA
- a CDS encoding TorD/DmsD family molecular chaperone, producing the protein MKNIQTASQPEPPTTIRVGCGLRDFFIARSGAEMLQAYEGLRALLRGLPAPEDPDVIEFAFNRLFVGPKAPIAPPFASIYLEKDELVMGRATQEARDLYAAVGLSSPWRGTFPEDHIALEIDACLHLRQLQHHPQGKEIAELYRRFLREHLLEWAPQFAGRISSAEAVPATIRATADLMMDWLHQEIT; encoded by the coding sequence ATGAAAAACATCCAAACAGCCTCGCAGCCCGAGCCTCCGACCACGATCCGGGTCGGGTGCGGCCTGCGAGATTTTTTCATCGCCCGCAGCGGCGCCGAGATGCTGCAGGCCTACGAGGGGCTGCGCGCCCTGCTTCGGGGTCTGCCGGCACCGGAAGATCCAGACGTCATCGAGTTCGCCTTCAACCGGCTGTTCGTCGGTCCCAAAGCGCCCATCGCCCCGCCGTTCGCCTCGATCTACCTGGAAAAGGACGAGCTGGTCATGGGCCGCGCGACCCAGGAAGCCCGCGACCTTTATGCGGCCGTGGGCCTGAGCTCCCCCTGGCGGGGCACCTTCCCCGAGGATCACATCGCGCTGGAAATCGATGCCTGCCTGCACCTGCGGCAGCTGCAGCACCACCCGCAAGGGAAGGAAATCGCCGAACTGTACCGGCGGTTTCTGCGGGAGCACCTGCTCGAATGGGCTCCACAATTCGCCGGACGCATCAGCTCGGCCGAGGCGGTTCCTGCCACGATCCGCGCCACCGCCGACCTGATGATGGACTGGCTGCACCAGGAAATCACCTGA
- a CDS encoding isochorismatase family protein, translating to MTPSPSAFAPGDLLLLVDVQVDFCPGGALPIENGDQVVPVLNGWIQAAVETKVPIYASRDWHPTGHISFAESGGQWPVHCLQDTPGAAFHPALQLPTEAVVVTKGNRFDQDQNSAFDQTGLAFWLKKKGIKRLFVGGLAQDVCVLATVLDALKEGFAVNLLVDGTRPVTEEGGRVALAKMAKAGAQVMGG from the coding sequence ATGACGCCAAGCCCATCCGCCTTTGCCCCCGGAGACCTGCTGCTGCTGGTCGATGTCCAGGTCGACTTCTGCCCCGGCGGGGCTCTGCCCATCGAAAACGGCGACCAGGTCGTTCCCGTCCTCAACGGCTGGATCCAGGCCGCGGTCGAAACCAAGGTGCCGATTTACGCCTCGCGGGATTGGCACCCGACCGGTCACATCAGCTTCGCCGAGAGCGGCGGCCAGTGGCCGGTGCACTGCCTGCAGGATACCCCCGGTGCGGCCTTCCACCCGGCGTTGCAGCTTCCGACGGAGGCTGTTGTGGTCACCAAGGGGAACCGCTTCGACCAGGACCAGAACTCGGCTTTCGACCAGACCGGCCTGGCCTTCTGGCTGAAGAAAAAAGGGATCAAGCGCCTGTTCGTCGGCGGGCTGGCCCAGGACGTCTGCGTGCTGGCCACGGTGCTCGACGCACTCAAGGAGGGGTTTGCGGTCAACCTGCTGGTCGACGGGACCCGGCCGGTGACCGAGGAAGGCGGACGGGTCGCCCTGGCGAAAATGGCCAAGGCGGGGGCGCAGGTGATGGGAGGTTGA